AGCATCAGCACATTGTCGGGGAACAGATCAGCGTGGACGACATGCGCGGGCAGGTCGCGCGGCCAGTGGGCGTCGAGATGGTCGAGTTCCTCGTCGACGATGGCCTGCAATCCCGGAATCACCGCGTCGAGATCGCCCGCGCCCTGGGCAATCGCGCGCCAGTGGCGATGCCCCATGCTGTTTTCGCGCGCGCCCGCGAAATCGGCGACCGCGCGGTGCATCGCGCCCATTGCGGCGCCGGCCGCCTGACACTGTCCGGGCGTGGGATGGGTCAGCGAAATGCCGGGCAGGAACTGGATGATGCACGCCGCGCGTTCCGAAACCTGCTGGATTGCCCGGCCTTCACGGTCGCGGATCATGGCCGGAACGGGGCAGCCGCGTTTCGCTAGATGGTCGAGCAGCTCGACGAAAAAGGGCAGATCACCTTCGCTGACGCGCTTTTCGTAAAGCGTCAGAATGAAGCGCCCGCGCGTTGTTTCGAGCAGGAAATTGCTGTTCTCGACTCCCTCGGCAATCCCCTTGCACGATACGACCGTCCCGATGTCATATTGGGCGACCAGCGCGGCAAGGTCGTCGGGTTCGACGTGGGTATAGACGGCCATCAGGCAGCTTCGAGGCCGCGCGGCAGTTTGAACACCATATTCTCCTCGGCGGTCACGACGACGTCCTCGACGATCGGGCGCACCGCGGAAACCGCGTCGATGACCTCGCGCACCAGCGTTTCGGGCGCGCTGGCCCCCGCAGTGATGCCGAGCGTACCGATGGAATCAAGCCACGCCGGGTCGACGTCGTGGCCGCGCTGGACGAGATGCGCCGGGGTGCCGAGCCGCTCGGCCACCTCGACGAGCCGGAGGCTGTTCGAACTGTTCGGCGCGCCGATCACGATCATCCGGTCGCAGCGTGCCGCAATGGCCTTGACCGCTTCCTGCCGGTTTGAGGTCGCATAGCAAATATCCTCGCCGCGCGGCCCGGCGATGGCCGGGAAGCGATGGCGCAGCGCGGCGACGATGTCGCGCGTGTCGTCGACCGAGAGCGTCGTCTGCGTCAGAAATGAAAGCCTGTCTTCATCGACCGGTGCCAGCGCGGCGACATCGTCGACCGATTCGACCAGCGTCATTGCGCCATCGGGCAATTGCCCGAGCGTCCCGACAACCTCCGGGTGACCGGCATGGCCGATGAAAATGATGTGGCGACCGGCTTCATGCGCGCGCTCGGCCTGCCGATGCACTTTCGAGACCAGGGGACAGGTCGCGTCGATATAGTCGAGCCCCCGCATTTCGGCCTTCGCGGGCACCGCTTTCGGCACGCCGTGGGCGCTGAAAACCACGGGAACGCCGTCGGGCACCTGATCAAGCGATTCGACGAAGATCGCGCCCTTCGCCTTCAGCGATTCGACGACATAACGGTTGTGGACGATCTCGTGCCGGACATAGACCGGCGCACCGAACCGTTCGAGCGCCAGTTCGACGATGCGGATCGCGCGGTCGACGCCCGCGCAAAAACCGCGCGGTGCCGCGATCAGCACCTTGAGCAGGGCGCCGTCGCGGGTCGTCGCCGACATCGTCGGATGATGTGCGTTCATGGTGCGCGCGCTCTAGCGCAGCAGGTGCGGCGGGGTAAAGCCGCTTCGTCGGTTGCGCCTTGTTCATCGCACCGATAAGAAGCGGCGCGCATGAAGCGGGATCAATCGTCCCGAAACCTGTTTGCGCGCCTGTTTGGAAAGTCTTGTCATGATCGCGATTTCGCTTCCGTCCCGCAAAACAATGATCCTGACGTGCGGCGCGGCGGCCATGGCGACGGTCGCGGGCTGCGCCAGGGACAATGAAATCGAACTGGCGGGAGGCGTCGGCATCACTGCGACGCGGACCGCCTGTCCGGCGGTCGCGGTGCCATTGCACACCGGCGACATCACATTGTTCGACCCCCAGACGAGCCGCGATGCGCGCGCGATCGACGTTGTCGCGACAATCACCAACGTGACGTCGCAGTGCAATGATAGCGGCGACAAAGTCTATCAGCTCGCAAACTTCGACGTGGTGGCCACGCGCCGCGACGCCGGCCCGGCGCGCACGGTGACCCTGCCCTATTATGCGACGGTGCTGCAGGGCGGTACCGCGGTCGTCGCCAAGCGGCTCGGCAATGTCGCGGTGACCTTTGCCGAGGGCCAGACTCGCGGCACCGGCCGCGCGCAGGCGTCGGCCTATGTCGATCGCGCCGCGGCGACCTTGCCCGCCGACATTCAGGAACGCATCACGCGCAAGCGCAGGCCGGGCGATCAGGATGCGGCGATCGACCCGCTCAGCCTGCCCGAAGTCCGCGCGGCGGTGCAACGCGCGAGCTTCGAGTTGCTCGTCGGCTTTCAGCTGACGCAGGAGCAGCTTGAGTATAACGTCCGACGATAATCATGCGGCGGCGCCCGGGGCGTCGCTCGCACCACGCGCCCCGCTCCGCCGACTGGCGATGCGGGGCTTTTCGCGCCCGAATAGCTGTTATAGGGCGCGCCAGTCCTTTTGATCGAAGCAAGGCCTCGCCTTATGACCCTCTTCCGTCGCTTTTCCGACCATATTGGCGCCGCGCTCGATGCGCTCGCTGCCCGCGACGCCATTCCCGCGGGGCTCGACCGTTCGGCGGTCAGCGTCGAGCCGCCGCGCGATGCGGCGCACGGTGACATTGCGACAAATGCCGCCATGGTCCTCGCCAAGTCCGCAGGCATGAATCCGCGGGCGCTTGCCGACTTGCTCGCCGTCGAGCTTGGTGCGCTCGACGAGGTCGTTGAGGCGGGCGTTGCGGGGCCGGGCTTCATCAATCTGCGCCTGGCCGACGACAGCTGGCGCGAGGAGCTTGCGCTGATCCACGACCTGCGCGGCGATTACGGCCGCTCGACGATGGGGCAGGGGCGGCGCGTCAATGTCGAATATGTCTCGGCCAACCCCACGGGTCCGATGCACGTCGGCCATTGCCGCGGGGCGGTGGTGGGCGACGCGCTTGCCGCGCTGCTCGAATATGCGGGGCATGAGGTGATCCGCGAATATTATGTCAACGACGCGGGTGCGCAGGTCGATGTCCTCGCGCGTTCGGTTCACATGCGTTATCGCGAGGCGCTCGGCGAGGAAGTCGGCGCGATTCCCGAGGGACTTTATCCGGGCGACTATCTGATTCCCGTTGGCGAAAAGCTGGCCGCCGAGCATGGCGACCGCTTCGCTGCCGCCCCGGAGAGCGCATGGCTTGCCCTCTTCCGCGCCGAAGCTGTCGGCGCGATGATGGACATGATCCGCGCCGACCTCGCCAAATTGGGCATCCATCATGACATTTTTTCGTCCGAGGCCGAGCTTCAGGCGGCGGGAAAGCCGGCCGCGGCTGAAAAATTGCTTCGCGAACAGGGGCTTGTCTATGACGGCATTCTTGAAGCGCCAAAGGGCGAAACGCCCGAGGATTGGGAACCGGTCGAGTTGCCGCTGTTCCGTTCGACGCAGTTTGGCGATGATCAGGATCGCCCGATCAGGAAGTCGGACGGCAGCTGGACCTATTTCGGTGCCGACCTCGCCTATCATTTCCAGAAGAGCGAGACGGCCGACGAGCTGATCGACATCTGGGGCGCCGACCATGCCGGGACGGTCAAGCGGATCAAGGCCGCGGTCGCGGCGCTGACCGGCGGCAAGACCCGTTTCGACGTCAAGCTCGTGCAGATGGTGCGGCTGCTCAAAAATGGCGAACCGTTCAAAATGTCGAAGCGCGCGGGCAATTTCGTCACGCTCGCCGACGTGGTCGACGAGGTCGGCAAGGATGCGGTGCGCTTTACCATGCTGACGCGCAAGGCTGACGCGCAGATGGACTTCGATTTTGCCAGGGTCGTCGAGGCGTCGCGCGACAATCCCGTCTGGTATCTGCAATATGCCAATGCGCGGATCTCGCGGCTGCGCAGGAAGGCGGCGGATGCGGGGATCGTGCTTCCGGCCCCGGCGCCCGAGCGGCTGCGCGCAAATGAACTGGCGCTCGTCAAGCTGCTCGCGCAATTCCCCCGGATCGTAGAGGCGGCCGCCTTTGCGCGCGAGCCGCACCGGATTGCTTTCTATCTGGCCGATGTCGCGGCGGCCTTTCACGCCTGGTATAATCTGGGCAACGACGATTCTGCGGCGCGCATCGTGCTCGACAATGACCCCGAATTGACTGCGACGCGCCTTTATCTGGCCGACGGAATCGGGCAGATCATTCGCAACGGGCTGCAGCTCATGGGGGTTGAGGCACTCGAGGAGATGGTTTGATGGCCGGGGGAAATATGACGGGTCAGGATGGCGAAGGGCTGGGGCTCGAAGGCGAGGACCGGCTGCCCTGGCTCGAAGCCGCCGACGGCTTCGACGACGATGGCGAAGTGTCGCCCGCCCGCCTGCTGATCATGGTGCTCGGCGGCCTGTTGCTGATCGGCGCCGTGCTTGGCGGACTCTGGTGGATCCAGAATGGTGGCGCGCGCGGCAAGGGCGAACTGATCGCCGCTGAAAAGGGCGACTACAAGGTCGCGCCCGCGAGCGACGGCGCCAAGACCTTCGAGGGTGAAGGCGACGCCAGCTTCTCGGCCAGCGAGGGTGC
This DNA window, taken from Sphingopyxis alaskensis RB2256, encodes the following:
- the thrB gene encoding homoserine kinase, encoding MAVYTHVEPDDLAALVAQYDIGTVVSCKGIAEGVENSNFLLETTRGRFILTLYEKRVSEGDLPFFVELLDHLAKRGCPVPAMIRDREGRAIQQVSERAACIIQFLPGISLTHPTPGQCQAAGAAMGAMHRAVADFAGARENSMGHRHWRAIAQGAGDLDAVIPGLQAIVDEELDHLDAHWPRDLPAHVVHADLFPDNVLMLGERVTGLIDFYFAASDFRAYDVAVTHASWTFSTDGSDCDIGRASALMRGYAREVALTDEEFAALPLLARGAALRFLLTRAHDWIHTPPGALVTRKDPAPFLARLRRYQAADAAALFSAA
- the ispH gene encoding 4-hydroxy-3-methylbut-2-enyl diphosphate reductase, translated to MNAHHPTMSATTRDGALLKVLIAAPRGFCAGVDRAIRIVELALERFGAPVYVRHEIVHNRYVVESLKAKGAIFVESLDQVPDGVPVVFSAHGVPKAVPAKAEMRGLDYIDATCPLVSKVHRQAERAHEAGRHIIFIGHAGHPEVVGTLGQLPDGAMTLVESVDDVAALAPVDEDRLSFLTQTTLSVDDTRDIVAALRHRFPAIAGPRGEDICYATSNRQEAVKAIAARCDRMIVIGAPNSSNSLRLVEVAERLGTPAHLVQRGHDVDPAWLDSIGTLGITAGASAPETLVREVIDAVSAVRPIVEDVVVTAEENMVFKLPRGLEAA
- the argS gene encoding arginine--tRNA ligase: MTLFRRFSDHIGAALDALAARDAIPAGLDRSAVSVEPPRDAAHGDIATNAAMVLAKSAGMNPRALADLLAVELGALDEVVEAGVAGPGFINLRLADDSWREELALIHDLRGDYGRSTMGQGRRVNVEYVSANPTGPMHVGHCRGAVVGDALAALLEYAGHEVIREYYVNDAGAQVDVLARSVHMRYREALGEEVGAIPEGLYPGDYLIPVGEKLAAEHGDRFAAAPESAWLALFRAEAVGAMMDMIRADLAKLGIHHDIFSSEAELQAAGKPAAAEKLLREQGLVYDGILEAPKGETPEDWEPVELPLFRSTQFGDDQDRPIRKSDGSWTYFGADLAYHFQKSETADELIDIWGADHAGTVKRIKAAVAALTGGKTRFDVKLVQMVRLLKNGEPFKMSKRAGNFVTLADVVDEVGKDAVRFTMLTRKADAQMDFDFARVVEASRDNPVWYLQYANARISRLRRKAADAGIVLPAPAPERLRANELALVKLLAQFPRIVEAAAFAREPHRIAFYLADVAAAFHAWYNLGNDDSAARIVLDNDPELTATRLYLADGIGQIIRNGLQLMGVEALEEMV